One Mycobacteroides salmoniphilum DNA segment encodes these proteins:
- a CDS encoding MmpS family transport accessory protein, with the protein MARVWVPLVVLVVISAAAFGVYRLHGVFGSTNINQAIGIKDDSKNIIPKDIVYEIFGPAGTKGEVNYLDDRAQPQRAQFTTLPWTLTITTTMTSVFANVVAMGDSDEIGCRILSNGEVKDEQTVSNHNAQVFCMVKSA; encoded by the coding sequence TTGGCGCGGGTATGGGTCCCGCTGGTCGTTCTGGTGGTGATCTCGGCCGCCGCATTCGGCGTCTATCGGCTGCACGGCGTGTTCGGCTCGACCAACATCAATCAGGCGATCGGCATCAAGGATGACTCCAAAAACATCATCCCGAAAGACATCGTCTACGAAATCTTCGGTCCCGCAGGGACAAAGGGCGAGGTCAACTATCTCGATGACCGGGCCCAGCCACAGCGCGCCCAGTTCACCACACTGCCGTGGACGTTGACCATCACGACGACGATGACTTCTGTCTTCGCCAATGTCGTCGCGATGGGGGATAGCGATGAAATCGGCTGCCGCATCCTGTCCAACGGCGAAGTAAAGGACGAACAGACTGTGTCCAACCACAACGCCCAAGTCTTCTGCATGGTGAAATCCGCATGA
- a CDS encoding RND family transporter produces MSTHSAPTNGATQKPSRIARFIHTFSVPIILAWLVLTVIVNVVVPQLEEVGKEHSVSLASKDAPSYQAIKRQGELFQQFKDDSMVMVLLESDTKFSTDMNDKAHTFYRELVKRLRGDTKHVEYAQDFWGDRITAGGAQSVDEKSAYVQLNLRGDQGTTTGKESVTSVQDIVAKLIDESKKNDTYPDGLKVFVTGQAALTMDMNDAGDKSMLKMTGITFVVIAVMLLLIYRSITTVLLILFMVFVELGAARGVVAILGNAEIIGLSTFAVNLLTSLAIAAGTDYAIFQIGRYHELRAEGRDRLESFYIMYHSVSHVILGSGLTIAGATFCLKFTRLPYFESLGVPCAIGMLVVVAASLTIGPSVILIATKFGLLESKRTIKSRGWRKIGTAIVRWPGPILAVTMIIAIVGLGILPTYSVNYNDRYYIPTGLPSIQGFQASDRHFSKARMNPDILIVEADKDLRTPANMLVLDRIAKNVFRTEGINKVQSMTRPMGAPIDHSSVPFQVSMQSVSMTENMNYLKNSMSDMLKMADDMGSMIAIMERMYSIMKELVGVTHNMATVTTPDMISVTNQMRDNIANFDDQFRPLRNYFYWDKHCFDIPMCWSMRSLFDTIDGIDKLAESMQGLLKDITNMDRLMPQMVEQLPPMIAITKNMRNTMLTMYSTMNGMVGQMDRMTDTATVMGQAFDEAKNDDFFYLPPEAFDNEDFKKGVKLMMSPDGKAAQFIITHEGDYASNESLANTEVELKAAKNAIKGTPLDEAKLYLGGTAPTYHDIGEMVKYDLMIAVIASLCLIFVIMLVITRSIVAAFTIVGTIAISLGASFGLSVLLWQHILGLQLHWFVLPFTVIILLAVGSDYNLLLVSRFKEELHGGLNTAILRGVGGSGSVATQAGLVFAFTMGSMITSDLIAIGQAGSAICLGLLFDTFIIRAFMTPAIAALMGRWFWWPMKVSKYATDPPPPPVPVEQQVPPPPAPVPVGSGPAHDDPVTAEFPRPAI; encoded by the coding sequence ATGAGCACACATAGCGCTCCCACGAATGGCGCAACCCAAAAGCCTTCGCGCATAGCGCGGTTCATCCATACGTTCTCGGTGCCGATCATTCTTGCCTGGCTGGTGTTGACCGTCATCGTCAACGTGGTCGTGCCGCAGCTCGAAGAGGTCGGCAAAGAGCACTCAGTGTCGTTGGCGTCCAAGGACGCACCGTCATATCAGGCCATCAAGCGCCAAGGTGAGCTGTTCCAGCAGTTCAAGGACGACAGCATGGTCATGGTCTTGCTGGAGAGCGATACCAAGTTCTCCACCGATATGAACGACAAGGCGCACACGTTCTACCGCGAGTTGGTCAAACGGCTACGTGGCGATACCAAACATGTGGAATACGCCCAGGACTTCTGGGGTGACCGCATCACCGCCGGTGGCGCGCAGAGTGTCGACGAAAAATCTGCTTACGTTCAGCTGAATCTCCGTGGGGACCAAGGCACCACGACGGGTAAGGAATCCGTCACGTCGGTCCAGGACATCGTCGCCAAGCTCATCGACGAGAGCAAGAAAAACGACACCTATCCCGACGGGCTCAAGGTCTTCGTCACCGGGCAGGCCGCCCTGACGATGGATATGAACGACGCCGGCGACAAGAGCATGCTCAAGATGACGGGTATCACCTTCGTCGTCATTGCCGTGATGCTGCTCCTCATTTACCGGTCCATCACGACGGTGCTGCTCATCCTGTTCATGGTGTTCGTCGAACTGGGTGCCGCTCGTGGCGTGGTCGCGATCCTCGGCAATGCCGAAATCATTGGGCTGTCGACATTCGCGGTGAACCTGCTGACCTCCCTGGCCATCGCGGCCGGGACGGACTATGCGATCTTCCAAATCGGCCGCTATCACGAGCTACGGGCCGAGGGCAGGGACCGGCTCGAATCCTTCTACATCATGTATCACAGTGTCTCGCACGTGATCTTGGGTTCGGGTCTCACCATCGCGGGAGCCACGTTCTGCCTGAAATTCACTCGCCTGCCGTACTTCGAGTCGTTGGGTGTGCCGTGCGCGATCGGCATGCTGGTGGTGGTGGCTGCCTCGCTCACCATCGGCCCCTCGGTGATTCTGATAGCGACAAAGTTCGGGCTGCTGGAGTCCAAGCGCACCATCAAGAGCCGGGGATGGCGCAAGATCGGCACCGCCATCGTGCGCTGGCCGGGACCGATTTTGGCGGTCACGATGATCATCGCGATCGTCGGCTTGGGCATCCTGCCGACGTACTCGGTGAACTACAACGACCGGTATTACATCCCGACTGGCCTGCCGTCGATTCAAGGCTTCCAGGCTTCTGACCGGCACTTCTCGAAGGCGAGAATGAACCCCGACATCCTGATCGTCGAGGCGGACAAGGATCTGCGGACCCCTGCCAACATGTTGGTGCTGGACCGGATCGCCAAGAACGTCTTCCGCACCGAGGGCATCAACAAGGTGCAGAGCATGACCCGCCCGATGGGCGCCCCCATCGACCACAGTTCGGTGCCGTTCCAGGTGAGTATGCAATCGGTATCGATGACCGAGAACATGAATTACCTCAAGAACAGCATGTCGGATATGTTGAAGATGGCGGACGATATGGGTTCGATGATCGCCATCATGGAACGCATGTACAGCATTATGAAAGAGCTGGTCGGCGTCACGCACAATATGGCGACTGTGACCACTCCTGACATGATCAGTGTCACCAATCAAATGCGGGACAACATCGCCAATTTCGACGATCAATTCCGCCCGCTGCGTAACTATTTCTATTGGGACAAGCACTGCTTCGATATTCCAATGTGCTGGTCCATGCGCTCGCTATTCGACACCATCGACGGGATCGACAAACTCGCCGAGAGCATGCAGGGATTGCTCAAGGACATCACCAATATGGACAGGCTGATGCCACAGATGGTCGAGCAGCTTCCGCCGATGATCGCCATCACCAAGAACATGCGGAACACCATGCTGACCATGTACAGCACGATGAACGGCATGGTCGGCCAGATGGACCGCATGACCGACACCGCAACGGTGATGGGTCAGGCGTTCGATGAGGCGAAGAATGACGACTTCTTCTACCTGCCGCCGGAAGCCTTCGATAACGAAGACTTCAAGAAGGGCGTCAAGCTGATGATGTCGCCGGACGGCAAGGCTGCGCAGTTCATCATCACGCACGAGGGCGACTACGCCAGCAATGAGTCGCTCGCCAACACCGAGGTCGAACTCAAGGCCGCCAAGAACGCCATCAAGGGCACCCCCCTGGACGAGGCCAAGCTCTATCTCGGCGGCACCGCACCGACGTATCACGACATCGGCGAGATGGTGAAGTACGACCTGATGATCGCGGTCATCGCGTCGCTGTGCCTGATCTTCGTCATCATGCTGGTCATCACGCGAAGCATCGTGGCGGCGTTCACGATCGTCGGGACCATCGCGATATCGCTCGGGGCATCCTTCGGTCTGTCGGTGTTGCTGTGGCAGCACATCCTTGGGTTGCAGCTGCACTGGTTCGTGCTGCCGTTCACCGTCATCATCTTGTTGGCGGTCGGATCGGACTACAACCTGCTGCTCGTGTCCAGATTCAAGGAAGAGCTGCATGGTGGGCTGAACACCGCGATCCTTCGGGGTGTGGGTGGATCGGGAAGTGTGGCCACCCAGGCAGGTCTGGTGTTCGCGTTCACCATGGGTTCGATGATCACCAGCGATCTGATCGCGATCGGCCAAGCGGGATCGGCGATCTGTCTGGGTCTGCTTTTCGACACCTTCATCATCCGGGCGTTCATGACACCCGCGATCGCCGCCCTGATGGGTCGGTGGTTCTGGTGGCCCATGAAGGTGAGCAAGTACGCGACGGATCCACCACCGCCTCCCGTGCCGGTCGAGCAGCAGGTTCCGCCACCGCCGGCTCCGGTTCCGGTCGGTTCGGGTCCCGCACATGATGATCCGGTCACCGCGGAATTCCCGCGACCTGCGATCTGA
- a CDS encoding DUF5078 domain-containing protein: MRLNSIRSNIRGPFRAAGIAIVTAGIAASTFPAIASADSTDDYPIPRRMLKTTCTAEQYLAAVRDYDPIYYTRYMIDKNNKPDYVQQATIDRIHEFFAKDYTGRRAESEVFAVNYPPEALTSQWPNWGKIFFNNKGVVAKGTENCSKYPSDMSVWDGP, translated from the coding sequence ATGCGCCTGAACTCCATTCGTAGCAATATTCGCGGTCCATTCCGCGCTGCCGGAATTGCGATAGTCACCGCGGGTATCGCCGCGAGCACATTCCCCGCGATTGCGTCCGCAGACTCCACCGATGACTACCCAATTCCCCGCCGGATGCTGAAGACCACATGTACTGCCGAACAGTATCTGGCCGCGGTCCGCGATTATGACCCGATTTACTACACGCGGTACATGATCGATAAGAACAACAAGCCCGATTATGTGCAGCAGGCGACGATCGACCGGATTCATGAGTTCTTCGCGAAGGACTACACGGGTCGCCGTGCCGAGTCCGAAGTCTTCGCGGTGAACTACCCGCCCGAGGCGCTGACGTCTCAGTGGCCCAACTGGGGCAAGATCTTCTTCAACAACAAGGGTGTCGTCGCTAAGGGCACCGAGAACTGCAGCAAGTACCCGTCCGACATGTCGGTGTGGGACGGCCCCTAA
- a CDS encoding Gfo/Idh/MocA family protein, which produces MPEAIRWGIIGPGRIAGSVARDFPLTPRAELVAVASRSAQRAREFAQTHRIPRAFGSYRELLSDPDVDAVYIATPHPQHRQAAIAALTAGKAILVEKTFTATVSGAQEIIDIARARGVFAMEAMWTRFQPVIVAAKKLVDDGVIGEVRQVQADLGVDRPFDPDDRLFNPALGGGALLDLGVYVVSLAQYFLGDPAAVVAHGSLFPTGVDAEAGLLLRYDDGRTATLLCSLLHHTPGQARIFGTEGWIDILPRFHHPREIVVHRKGSDPEPIVKPPAGGGYSHELEEVTECLLDGRAQSTVMPLADTLAVQRILNTACEQLGVHHTEDPADLE; this is translated from the coding sequence ATGCCTGAAGCCATTCGCTGGGGAATCATCGGACCGGGCCGTATCGCGGGAAGTGTGGCCCGCGACTTCCCGCTCACACCGCGAGCCGAGCTGGTGGCCGTTGCCTCCCGGTCGGCCCAGCGTGCCCGGGAGTTCGCGCAGACCCACCGGATTCCGCGCGCCTTCGGCTCCTATCGGGAGCTGCTTTCCGACCCCGATGTGGACGCCGTGTACATCGCCACTCCACACCCCCAGCATCGACAGGCCGCCATCGCGGCGCTTACCGCAGGCAAAGCGATCCTGGTCGAGAAGACCTTCACCGCGACGGTGTCCGGAGCGCAAGAGATCATCGATATCGCAAGGGCCCGCGGTGTTTTTGCGATGGAGGCGATGTGGACGCGGTTTCAGCCGGTGATCGTCGCGGCTAAGAAGCTTGTCGACGACGGGGTTATCGGCGAGGTCCGTCAGGTGCAGGCGGACCTCGGCGTTGACCGCCCGTTTGATCCCGACGACCGATTGTTCAATCCCGCACTGGGCGGAGGAGCGCTGTTGGATCTTGGTGTTTACGTGGTCTCGCTGGCCCAGTATTTCCTTGGCGATCCGGCGGCGGTCGTGGCACACGGTTCACTGTTTCCCACCGGGGTGGACGCCGAGGCCGGTCTGTTGCTGCGCTACGACGACGGACGCACCGCGACGTTGCTGTGCTCACTGCTGCATCACACACCCGGCCAAGCGCGCATCTTCGGCACCGAGGGCTGGATAGATATCCTCCCCCGTTTCCATCATCCGCGCGAGATCGTGGTGCACCGCAAGGGATCTGATCCCGAACCAATCGTGAAACCGCCGGCTGGCGGCGGTTACAGTCACGAACTCGAAGAGGTCACCGAGTGCCTGCTCGACGGCAGAGCGCAGAGCACGGTGATGCCCCTCGCCGATACGTTGGCCGTGCAGCGGATCCTGAACACGGCCTGCGAGCAGCTGGGAGTGCACCACACTGAAGACCCTGCTGACCTGGAGTGA
- a CDS encoding DUF402 domain-containing protein, translated as MHPPKREVFDLDAMTNTDPKGIVRSVDEYRVEPWGLFMARPTPGRAQFHYLESWLLPTLGLRANIFHFSPGHERDQDFYLDVGDFVPGPSQWVAIDHYLDLVVRCGRETELTDVDELLEAHKAGLLSTVTTELAVHRAAATISHLARHGHDLNAWLAAAGMPLTWRDPNGDVHA; from the coding sequence GTGCACCCGCCCAAACGCGAGGTCTTCGACCTCGATGCCATGACGAACACCGACCCCAAGGGAATCGTGCGGTCGGTGGACGAATACCGGGTGGAGCCCTGGGGACTCTTCATGGCTCGCCCGACGCCCGGTCGGGCGCAGTTTCACTATCTGGAATCCTGGCTACTTCCGACGCTGGGACTGCGTGCGAACATCTTTCACTTCAGTCCGGGCCACGAGCGCGATCAGGACTTCTACCTTGATGTCGGCGACTTCGTCCCCGGGCCGTCGCAATGGGTGGCAATCGACCACTATCTTGACTTGGTGGTGCGCTGCGGACGTGAAACCGAATTGACGGATGTAGATGAGTTGCTCGAGGCGCATAAGGCAGGATTGTTGTCCACTGTCACAACAGAACTCGCCGTCCACCGGGCAGCCGCGACCATCAGCCACCTCGCCAGGCACGGGCATGATCTGAACGCATGGCTCGCCGCGGCCGGAATGCCGTTGACCTGGCGCGACCCGAATGGAGACGTCCATGCCTGA
- the uvrB gene encoding excinuclease ABC subunit UvrB → MAFATEHPIVAHSEYRPVTDVLRADARFEVVSEYEPAGDQPGAIAELERRVRAGEKDVVLLGATGTGKSATTAWLIERLQRPTLVMAPNKTLAAQLANELREMLPHNAVEYFVSYYDYYQPEAYIAQTDTYIEKDSSINDDVERLRHSATSNLLSRRDVVVVASVSCIYGLGTPQSYLDRSVQLDIGLEVPRDALLRLLVDMQYNRNDVAFTRGTFRVRGDTVEIIPSYEELAVRIEFFGDEVEALYYLHPLTGDVVRQTNSLRIFPATHYVAGPDRMEKALVSVERELEERLSELEGQGKLLEAQRLRMRTNYDIEMMRNVGFCSGIENYSRHIDGRGAGTPPATLLDYFPDDFLLVIDESHVTVPQIGAMYEGDMSRKRNLVDFGFRLPSAVDNRPLTWEEFAQRIGQTVYLSATPGNYERSAAGGEFVEQVIRPTGLVDPKVVVKPTKGQIDDLIASIRQRTEADERVLVTTLTKKMAEDLTDYLLEMGIRVRYLHSEVDTLRRVELLRQLRLGEYDVLVGINLLREGLDLPEVSLVAILDADKEGFLRSSRSLIQTIGRAARNVSGEVHMYADRMTDSMKEAIDETDRRRAKQVAYNEAKGIDPQPLRKKIADILDQVYREAEDTEEVAVGGSGRNSSRGRRAQGEPGRAVSAGVFEGRDTKSMPRAELADLIKDMTEQMMAAARDLQFELAARFRDEVADLKKELRGMDAAGLK, encoded by the coding sequence ATGGCTTTCGCAACAGAACACCCCATCGTTGCGCATTCCGAGTACCGCCCGGTCACGGACGTCCTGCGTGCCGATGCGCGATTCGAGGTCGTCAGTGAGTATGAACCTGCGGGTGACCAGCCGGGCGCCATCGCCGAGCTTGAACGCAGAGTTCGGGCGGGGGAGAAGGATGTGGTGCTGCTGGGTGCCACGGGTACCGGCAAGTCGGCGACCACGGCCTGGCTCATCGAGCGGTTGCAACGGCCGACGCTCGTCATGGCGCCGAACAAGACTCTCGCCGCGCAGCTGGCCAATGAGCTCCGGGAGATGCTGCCGCACAACGCGGTCGAGTACTTCGTGTCGTACTACGACTACTACCAGCCGGAAGCGTATATCGCTCAGACCGACACCTATATCGAGAAGGACAGCTCCATCAACGACGATGTGGAGCGCTTGCGGCACTCCGCGACGTCCAATCTGCTGTCCCGGCGAGATGTCGTGGTGGTGGCATCGGTGTCGTGCATTTATGGTCTGGGCACCCCGCAGTCCTATTTGGATCGCTCTGTGCAATTGGATATCGGGCTCGAAGTGCCCCGGGACGCACTGCTGCGGTTACTGGTCGACATGCAGTACAACCGCAATGACGTGGCATTCACTCGCGGCACCTTCCGGGTCCGCGGCGACACCGTCGAGATCATTCCCTCGTATGAGGAGCTGGCGGTGCGCATCGAGTTTTTCGGTGACGAGGTGGAGGCGCTCTATTATCTGCATCCGCTGACCGGAGACGTTGTGCGTCAAACCAATTCGTTACGGATCTTTCCGGCCACACATTATGTGGCGGGCCCGGACCGGATGGAGAAGGCGCTGGTTAGTGTCGAGCGGGAGCTCGAGGAGCGCTTGTCCGAGCTGGAAGGCCAGGGCAAGCTGCTGGAGGCCCAGCGACTGAGGATGCGCACCAACTACGACATCGAGATGATGCGCAATGTTGGCTTCTGCTCGGGTATCGAAAACTACTCGCGTCATATCGACGGGCGCGGCGCCGGCACGCCACCCGCCACGCTGCTGGACTACTTCCCGGACGACTTTCTGCTGGTCATCGACGAGTCGCATGTGACGGTTCCGCAGATCGGCGCCATGTACGAGGGCGATATGTCGCGCAAACGGAACCTGGTGGACTTCGGCTTCCGGTTGCCGTCGGCGGTGGACAACCGTCCTCTTACCTGGGAGGAATTCGCCCAGCGAATCGGACAGACCGTGTATCTGTCTGCGACGCCCGGGAACTACGAGCGCAGCGCTGCCGGCGGCGAGTTCGTCGAGCAGGTGATCCGTCCCACCGGACTGGTGGATCCGAAGGTGGTCGTCAAACCGACCAAGGGGCAGATAGACGATCTCATCGCCTCGATCCGTCAACGCACCGAGGCCGATGAGCGCGTGCTGGTGACGACGCTGACGAAGAAGATGGCCGAGGACCTCACCGACTATCTGCTGGAGATGGGTATTCGGGTGCGTTACCTGCATTCGGAGGTCGACACCCTGCGACGGGTGGAATTGCTGCGTCAACTCCGGCTCGGCGAGTACGACGTCCTCGTCGGTATCAACCTCCTGAGGGAAGGTCTGGACCTGCCCGAAGTGTCACTGGTCGCGATTCTCGACGCCGATAAGGAGGGATTCCTGAGGTCCAGCAGGAGTCTGATTCAGACCATCGGGCGCGCCGCGCGCAATGTGTCCGGTGAGGTGCACATGTACGCCGACAGGATGACGGACTCGATGAAAGAGGCCATCGACGAGACTGATCGTCGGCGCGCCAAGCAGGTCGCCTACAACGAGGCGAAGGGGATAGACCCACAGCCATTGCGCAAGAAGATCGCTGACATTCTGGACCAGGTATATCGCGAAGCCGAAGACACCGAAGAAGTGGCGGTGGGTGGATCGGGTCGCAACTCCAGTCGCGGTAGGCGGGCACAGGGCGAGCCCGGCCGCGCGGTGAGTGCCGGAGTATTCGAAGGCCGCGACACCAAGAGCATGCCCCGTGCGGAGCTGGCCGATCTGATCAAGGACATGACCGAGCAGATGATGGCGGCGGCGCGCGATCTGCAGTTCGAGCTGGCGGCGCGCTTCCGCGACGAGGTCGCGGATCTGAAGAAGGAATTACGCGGTATGGACGCCGCGGGCCTGAAGTAA
- the soxR gene encoding redox-sensitive transcriptional activator SoxR has product MKDKAELLPIGEVARRSGIAVSAVRYYADIGLIPAERTSGNARVFRRHALRRISLIRVATGFGIPLSEVADVLSSLPDDRAPSTRDWQRISRQWHSHLEERKNAIADMQEKLTGCIGCGCLSMTKCTLFNPADVLAEDGSTGALLLADPG; this is encoded by the coding sequence ATGAAGGACAAGGCCGAGCTGTTGCCGATCGGCGAGGTGGCCCGGCGTTCCGGAATCGCGGTATCCGCGGTGCGGTACTACGCCGATATCGGCCTGATCCCGGCCGAGCGCACGTCCGGCAATGCACGGGTGTTCCGCCGCCACGCGTTGCGCCGCATCTCGTTGATTCGGGTCGCGACCGGATTCGGCATTCCGTTGTCGGAGGTCGCCGACGTGCTGTCGAGCCTGCCGGATGACCGAGCACCGAGTACTCGTGACTGGCAACGAATCTCGCGCCAGTGGCATTCGCATCTGGAAGAGCGCAAGAACGCCATCGCAGATATGCAGGAGAAGCTCACTGGGTGCATCGGCTGTGGATGCCTGTCGATGACGAAGTGCACTCTCTTCAATCCCGCCGATGTCCTTGCCGAGGACGGGTCCACCGGTGCGCTGCTGCTCGCCGATCCGGGCTGA
- a CDS encoding MFS transporter: MTHDVATGSWRDLLYGRQLGIVTVLAGGVALYATNVYLTTSLLPSAVADIGGERFYAWVTTLYLIASVSAATVVSPLLGWAGPRGAYLLAFSAFAAGTVVCAVAPEMHVMLAGRAVQGAAGGLLAGLAYAVINLALPQRLWTRASALTSAMWGVGTFVGPAAGGLFAQFGLWRWAFASLTLITLGIAAMVPYVLTRTERADTEAARHRIPVRSLLVLTTAASLVAVAGLPSSVPTMVGLIAGAAALVVLFVILDRRSTASVLPKAVFARNPLKWIYLTIAVLAVASMVETYIPFFGQRLGHLIPVAAGFLGATLAFGWTVGEMISASATARTVARVVTVAPVVVAAGLVLAGALQRDGASVPEIALWAIGFALTGAGIGMAWPHLASAAMAVSSDPTESGAAAAAISTVQLIAGAFGAGLAGVLVNLGGSANRGAHLLFLGFAAIVLSGVALSSRVFRAGPGPGGKADVTDKREEGAVHTPG; the protein is encoded by the coding sequence ATGACTCACGACGTGGCGACCGGCAGCTGGCGGGATCTGTTGTACGGGCGGCAACTCGGCATCGTTACGGTGCTCGCTGGTGGAGTGGCGCTGTACGCGACCAATGTGTACCTCACCACCAGTCTGTTGCCGAGCGCCGTCGCCGATATTGGTGGGGAACGTTTCTACGCGTGGGTGACAACGCTGTATCTGATCGCCTCAGTGAGTGCCGCCACGGTGGTGAGCCCCCTTCTTGGCTGGGCGGGTCCACGCGGCGCTTATCTACTCGCGTTCAGCGCGTTCGCCGCGGGCACCGTCGTATGTGCGGTGGCTCCGGAAATGCACGTCATGCTCGCCGGGCGCGCGGTCCAGGGGGCGGCAGGCGGGCTGCTGGCCGGACTCGCCTACGCCGTCATCAATCTTGCACTGCCACAGCGGCTATGGACACGCGCCTCAGCGCTCACGTCCGCGATGTGGGGCGTGGGCACCTTTGTGGGGCCCGCGGCCGGCGGGCTGTTCGCCCAATTCGGGTTGTGGCGGTGGGCCTTCGCGTCGTTGACGCTGATCACCCTCGGTATCGCCGCCATGGTGCCCTATGTGTTGACGCGAACGGAGCGCGCGGACACCGAGGCTGCGCGGCACCGCATTCCGGTGCGGTCCCTACTGGTGCTCACGACGGCGGCCAGCCTGGTGGCCGTGGCCGGGCTCCCATCGTCGGTGCCGACCATGGTGGGGCTGATCGCCGGCGCAGCCGCACTAGTAGTCCTGTTCGTCATACTCGATCGCCGCTCTACGGCCTCGGTACTACCCAAAGCGGTCTTCGCGCGCAACCCGCTTAAGTGGATCTACTTGACGATTGCGGTGCTTGCGGTGGCCTCGATGGTGGAGACGTACATTCCGTTCTTTGGTCAGCGCCTCGGACACCTGATCCCGGTCGCCGCGGGATTCCTCGGGGCCACCTTGGCATTCGGGTGGACCGTTGGCGAAATGATCAGCGCATCGGCCACGGCAAGGACTGTCGCACGTGTGGTGACGGTCGCTCCCGTCGTGGTTGCCGCAGGGTTGGTCCTGGCGGGTGCGCTCCAGCGTGATGGCGCCAGCGTCCCGGAGATCGCACTATGGGCGATCGGTTTCGCGCTGACCGGTGCCGGCATCGGCATGGCCTGGCCGCACCTGGCGTCCGCGGCGATGGCGGTGTCATCCGATCCGACCGAAAGTGGAGCAGCCGCAGCCGCCATCAGCACCGTGCAGCTGATCGCCGGAGCCTTCGGTGCCGGGTTGGCCGGAGTGCTCGTCAATCTCGGTGGATCGGCCAACCGTGGTGCGCACCTGCTGTTCCTCGGCTTCGCCGCGATAGTGCTCTCTGGTGTTGCGTTGTCCTCCAGAGTTTTTCGCGCAGGACCCGGCCCCGGCGGGAAAGCTGACGTGACGGATAAGCGAGAGGAAGGCGCGGTTCATACACCCGGGTAA